The sequence AGGATCTTCGTGGCTCCCACGTCCGGGTACGTGGTGGAGTCGGTCGGGTGGGCGGTCTTCTTCCTCCTCACGGCGGTGACCGCCCTTCCGGGACTCTGGATGCTGTGGCGGTACCGGAGGGAGATCGCGGAACTCTAACCGTAAAGGGGGACATTCCTATATCGAGTTGTACGTTGAGGAGTGTCCCCCCGGACGGGCTCGTGTCTCGCTCCGCAGCCTCGGAGGGGGGCTCCGTTCGTGGCTCGCCGTGCAATGAACCCGCACGGCTGCGCTCCCCCACTCCTTCGGCTTGCTGCGCTTTTTTAAGCGCCCACGGGCAACCGGGACGGGGACCCATGGCGATGCGGGGGGTCCCCGCAGCGGCCTGTGGAGCGAGGTTGCGGTTCAAGCGAGCGGAACGGCAGCGAGCGGGCGAAGGTCGCGAGCGTAGCGGAGGGGAATCCCCCCGCGAGCCGGGGTCCTTCCGGGTCACAAGGCGGTCTCCTCCCGGGCCATCCGCTCCCGGCTCTTCACCGCTGTTCCGTACCGGGGGAAGGGACCGCCCCGAACGAGCGGTCGAGGAAAAGGCGGCGGAACTCGAAGATCCTCCTCACCTGCCGGGCCGTGAAGAGGGCGTTTACGCCCCTTCCCAGGGGGCCGAAGGGAAGGGCGTAGTGGACGAGGTCCTCCATCTCCACGCCCCCCGGCACCTCCCGGAACAGGTGCTGATGGTGCCAGAACCGGTAGGGGCCGAACCGTTGCTCGTCGACGAACAGGCGAAGCGGGACGACGTGGGTGATTTCCGTCACCCAGCGCACCGGGATGCCGAGGAGCGGGCGGATGCGGTACTCGAGGATCATCCCCGGATGCATCTCCTGCGGCGGCTCCGTACCCAGTTCGAGGCCGAGCGACGGCGGAGTGAGAAGGGAAAGATTCCTTGGGCGTGTGCAGTCTCATGCCGCGTCCTCTCCCGGGGACGCAGCCCCCACCGGGAAGGAGGAATGCGCGACCGCTTCCGGCCCCCGAACGACGGGTTTGCCGGTCCGGGATGCGATCCCGCGCAACATCCCCTGGAAGACGAACCGGTGCACGGGGGACACGGCGACCCAGTACAGGATCCCCCCCAGGCCTTTCGGAACGAAGCATGACCGTTGCTCGATTTCCACCGTCCGGTGGCCGATCTTGCGTATCCGGAAGGACAGCACGGCGCAACCGGGAAGGGCCATCTCCGCGATGAGCACAAGATATCTCCCCGGCGACACCGCGCGCACTCTCCAGAAATCCACGGGGTCCCCGGGCCGCAGAGCATCCCCTTCCTTCCTGTCGCGCCGCATTCCGACCCCTCCCGCCAGGCGGTCCAAGACCCCCCGTAGCCGCCATAGCCAGTCCGCGAAATACCACCCCGCCTCCCCCCCGATCCGGCCGATGGGTTCCCATGCCTCCTCCGGGGTCGCCTCGAGAACGACCCGGCGATGGTCGTGGAACGACGTGCCTCCCCCCCATGGCGCGTCTCCCGGGAACGTGCTTTCCGGCGGCCTTGCCTCCGGTCCCTCCCCCTCCGGCTCCACGATGTCCCGGCGGGAATTCGCCACGGCAAGCCGGATCGCGTGCCGGCAATCGAGGAGTTCCTGCGGGATGAGGGGACGGATCCTGTCGTCCCGGCACACCACGCGGTTGCTCAGGCCCTCCGCGAGGGGACGGGCGAGCGCCGCAGGCATTGGGGTCACCAGGTGGATCCAGTAGGCACTGAGACGGGGGGTCAACACCGGAACGGGCAGGATCAGCCGCCGGGGAAGCCTCGCCTCCTCGGCGTAGATCCGCATCAGCCGCCGGTAGGTCACGATTTCGGGCCCGCCGATGTCGAACGTGCCCCCCGCGGTTTCGGGTACCTCGAGGCAACCGGAAAGGTAGGCAAGGACGCTGCGTATCGGGATCGGCTGGCTCTCCGTGTCCACCCACCGGGGAGTGATCATGACGGGGAGCCGGTCCACGAGGTACCGGAGGATCTCGAAGGACCCGCTCCCGGATCCGATGATCATCGCCGCCCGAAGGACCGTCGCGGGCACTTTCCCGGCCTGGAGGATCTTTCCCACTTCGTCGCGCGACCGCAGATGCTCGCTTAGGGTTTCTCCGTCCTCCCCCAGTCCCCCCAGGTAGATGATCCGGTCAAGCCGGGCCTGTTCGGCCGCCCAAACCATGTTGGCGGCCCCTTCCCGGTCGGCGCGGGAAAAGTCGCCCCGAGGGGATCCCATGGAATGGACGAGGTAATACGCGGCGGAACATCCTTCGCACGCTTCCGCAAGCGTTTCGCGGTCGAACACGTCCGCCCGGACGGGTTCCACCCCCGGGTCCCCGGCCCAGGAGAGCGCCTCCATTTTTTTCAGGGACCGGGCGGCGGCGCGCACGCGCCACCCCTTTTCCCGGAGGTGCGCAACGAGCCGGATTCCCACGTAGCCCGTGGCTCCGACCACGAGAACCGGTGTTCGATCCATCGGACACATCCCCGCTTTTCGCGTCAGATTGCCCTGCGACAGCAATACCGGGAAATGCTTCGGAAGTACACCCTATCGATTGCCGCAAGGGGAGAAAGGTTTCGAACGGGGGAAAGAGGGAACCGTCAGACCGTCAAGCCGTCCCGGAGTGGTACGCCAGAAGAAACATCGCCGCGATCCAGGTAATAGGAGGTGGGCCGCACCTCTTTCCGGATCCTGTCGATCGTGTAGAACCGGTCGGAGCCGTTCTCCCTCCCGTTGAAGGAGAACGGGAAGAACGT comes from Candidatus Deferrimicrobiaceae bacterium and encodes:
- a CDS encoding SRPBCC family protein; this translates as MILEYRIRPLLGIPVRWVTEITHVVPLRLFVDEQRFGPYRFWHHQHLFREVPGGVEMEDLVHYALPFGPLGRGVNALFTARQVRRIFEFRRLFLDRSFGAVPSPGTEQR
- a CDS encoding SDR family oxidoreductase encodes the protein MDRTPVLVVGATGYVGIRLVAHLREKGWRVRAAARSLKKMEALSWAGDPGVEPVRADVFDRETLAEACEGCSAAYYLVHSMGSPRGDFSRADREGAANMVWAAEQARLDRIIYLGGLGEDGETLSEHLRSRDEVGKILQAGKVPATVLRAAMIIGSGSGSFEILRYLVDRLPVMITPRWVDTESQPIPIRSVLAYLSGCLEVPETAGGTFDIGGPEIVTYRRLMRIYAEEARLPRRLILPVPVLTPRLSAYWIHLVTPMPAALARPLAEGLSNRVVCRDDRIRPLIPQELLDCRHAIRLAVANSRRDIVEPEGEGPEARPPESTFPGDAPWGGGTSFHDHRRVVLEATPEEAWEPIGRIGGEAGWYFADWLWRLRGVLDRLAGGVGMRRDRKEGDALRPGDPVDFWRVRAVSPGRYLVLIAEMALPGCAVLSFRIRKIGHRTVEIEQRSCFVPKGLGGILYWVAVSPVHRFVFQGMLRGIASRTGKPVVRGPEAVAHSSFPVGAASPGEDAA